A genomic window from Sphingobacterium spiritivorum includes:
- a CDS encoding SusC/RagA family TonB-linked outer membrane protein, giving the protein MKKNRLFVPGMGLTFHLWIKRPSLNPKLSYALAMSMLIGVSVSEAQTNASVSGLVRDEQGVKISGATITIENKLTAFRKSSTTDAEGVFVFEGIPAGGGYTFVISSLGYSKKELTGYAIKSNDKLAISVTLESRNDVLEEVVVTALGIKREKKALGYTVAELKGNELTQGKEANVANALSGKVAGVQVSRAASGAGGSSKVIIRGNNSLIGNSQPLYVVDGVPIDNQNYGAAGSSGGTDYGDGISNINPEDIETISVLKGPNAAALYGQRGSNGVILITTKTGKAGRGLNINFNSDFSIGTALVLPDFQNVYGQGLNGNFTHFRKTDGTIVTMADAIANNYSGMPKMSAGRDRLMRSSWGAKMEGQQYEDQFGNVLSFTPKPNTYGDFFDTEKQFVNDLSVDGGNEKINYRFSYANTNIKGYVPTNTINRNSLNLRTQAKITDKFSIDVKANYIMQEGVNRPTLSDASDNPAYLLISQPRSMGMDVLADYKWTKHDIDNQLGFSNLFEGLEKTYATNSSTANPYWTIHENRNTDRRDRLIGLLRLSYEFAPWLRLTATGGTDLYTDQRFRYRPIGTYQSLNRKGDIREEIIRSRENNLDALLSSSFSATEDIRISLNAGASHLSRFMRNTGNTGNQFIVPDLYVINNTTTNSYIFNLIESEINSVYGSGQISYKDYAFLDFSARNDWSSTLSKNNNSFFYPSVSGSLVLSDIWKFNPKALSFLKVRASWAQAGSSGNPYQLTGAYSLNQYTHGGVPLATFTEVIPDPDLKNELTTSVEFGADLRFLNNRMNFSFTYYNANTKNQILDIPIAPSSMFKVNRINAGEISNKGIEFVLGGTPVKTAGGFQWETSFNFNRNRNMVKSLAPGVDVFLLGSDRGINVVAEVGKPFGQLIGTQFAWIKDENGNRLIDPNTGLPLRTAGRVTTDLGNAQPKWLGGFSNTFRYKGIALYALVDIRQGGLIFSQSNREQIIYGVSNKTVEGRDGTYVASGYLGTLQPDNTWKNSGVQNTMQVRAQDYWNVVAGEKEVMVSEEMLNDGSYIAMREISLSYSLPKGILPPKYIQGAKVGVYGRNLFYFQRKTDGFSPESASFNTNNSSIGIESTSLPMMRNIGINLSVNF; this is encoded by the coding sequence ATGAAAAAAAACAGACTTTTTGTACCAGGGATGGGGCTTACCTTTCATTTATGGATAAAGCGGCCATCCTTAAATCCAAAGCTGTCTTATGCTTTGGCCATGTCTATGCTGATCGGAGTATCGGTTTCAGAGGCGCAGACGAATGCATCCGTATCCGGTCTGGTGCGTGATGAGCAGGGAGTGAAAATATCCGGTGCTACTATTACGATAGAAAATAAATTGACGGCTTTTCGTAAAAGCAGTACAACTGATGCTGAGGGGGTATTTGTATTTGAAGGAATTCCTGCGGGCGGAGGATATACTTTTGTAATCAGTTCATTGGGTTACAGTAAAAAGGAGCTTACAGGCTATGCGATCAAAAGCAATGACAAACTTGCTATCAGTGTTACGCTGGAATCCAGAAATGATGTGCTGGAGGAGGTCGTGGTAACAGCTTTGGGTATCAAACGGGAGAAAAAAGCTTTGGGATATACTGTGGCTGAATTAAAAGGAAATGAGCTGACACAGGGGAAAGAAGCGAATGTGGCCAATGCCCTGTCGGGTAAGGTAGCCGGTGTACAGGTAAGCCGTGCAGCATCAGGAGCCGGTGGTTCATCGAAAGTGATTATCCGTGGTAATAATTCATTGATCGGCAATAGTCAGCCGCTTTATGTCGTGGATGGTGTGCCGATTGACAATCAGAATTACGGTGCCGCAGGGAGTTCCGGTGGAACAGATTACGGAGATGGTATCAGTAACATTAATCCGGAGGATATCGAAACTATTTCGGTTCTGAAAGGTCCTAATGCTGCGGCATTATATGGACAGCGGGGTTCAAATGGTGTTATTCTTATCACAACTAAAACAGGAAAAGCAGGCAGAGGCTTAAATATCAATTTTAACAGTGATTTTTCTATAGGTACGGCTCTTGTACTTCCGGATTTTCAGAATGTATACGGGCAGGGTTTAAACGGTAATTTTACACATTTCAGAAAGACCGATGGTACGATTGTGACAATGGCAGACGCTATTGCCAACAATTATTCCGGTATGCCCAAAATGAGTGCGGGCAGGGACAGATTGATGCGGTCATCATGGGGAGCGAAAATGGAGGGACAGCAGTATGAGGATCAGTTTGGAAATGTCTTAAGTTTCACTCCGAAACCGAATACATATGGCGATTTTTTTGATACGGAGAAACAATTTGTAAATGACCTGAGCGTAGACGGAGGTAATGAAAAGATCAACTATCGGTTTTCATATGCCAATACAAATATCAAAGGATATGTGCCGACTAACACTATAAACCGTAACAGTCTGAACCTGCGTACGCAAGCCAAAATCACGGATAAATTCAGCATAGATGTCAAAGCTAATTATATTATGCAGGAGGGTGTTAACCGGCCTACACTATCTGATGCATCGGACAATCCGGCTTATCTGCTGATTTCTCAGCCAAGAAGTATGGGCATGGATGTGCTGGCAGATTATAAGTGGACGAAGCATGATATTGATAATCAGTTGGGTTTTTCAAACTTATTTGAGGGATTGGAGAAAACATATGCAACCAACAGTTCTACAGCCAATCCGTACTGGACGATACATGAAAACAGAAATACGGACAGACGTGATCGTTTGATTGGTTTGTTAAGACTGTCGTACGAGTTTGCACCCTGGTTACGACTCACAGCTACGGGAGGTACGGATCTGTATACGGATCAGCGGTTTCGTTATCGTCCGATCGGCACATACCAGAGTCTCAATCGAAAAGGCGATATCCGGGAGGAGATTATCCGGTCCAGAGAAAATAACCTCGATGCACTGCTAAGTTCCAGTTTCAGTGCTACGGAAGATATCAGGATTTCACTGAATGCCGGAGCCAGTCATCTCAGCCGGTTTATGCGAAATACCGGAAACACAGGAAATCAGTTTATTGTTCCGGATCTGTACGTGATCAATAATACAACTACAAATTCATATATCTTTAATCTCATTGAATCGGAGATTAATTCGGTTTACGGATCGGGGCAGATCAGCTATAAAGATTATGCTTTTCTGGATTTTTCAGCACGTAACGATTGGTCTTCTACTTTATCTAAGAATAACAATTCCTTTTTCTATCCCTCCGTCAGCGGTAGTTTGGTTCTGTCGGATATATGGAAATTCAATCCAAAAGCGCTTTCATTTCTGAAAGTCAGAGCTTCATGGGCACAAGCAGGTAGTTCAGGTAACCCTTATCAGCTTACAGGAGCTTATAGCCTGAATCAGTATACACACGGAGGTGTGCCACTGGCAACTTTTACAGAAGTAATTCCTGATCCAGATCTGAAAAATGAACTGACTACTTCAGTCGAGTTTGGTGCTGACCTGCGTTTTCTGAATAACCGGATGAACTTCTCTTTTACTTATTACAATGCCAATACTAAAAATCAAATCTTAGATATTCCGATTGCGCCTTCAAGTATGTTTAAGGTGAACCGTATTAATGCCGGAGAGATCTCGAATAAAGGGATAGAGTTTGTACTGGGAGGTACTCCGGTAAAAACAGCAGGAGGGTTTCAGTGGGAAACATCTTTCAACTTTAACCGCAACCGCAATATGGTTAAATCTCTGGCTCCCGGAGTCGATGTCTTCCTGTTGGGATCGGATCGGGGCATTAATGTCGTAGCTGAGGTAGGTAAGCCTTTCGGGCAGCTTATAGGTACGCAGTTTGCCTGGATCAAAGATGAAAATGGAAACAGACTGATTGATCCTAATACAGGTCTGCCGCTTCGTACTGCAGGACGTGTCACTACTGATCTGGGGAATGCACAACCGAAATGGCTGGGTGGATTCTCCAATACATTCCGATACAAAGGTATAGCCTTATATGCACTGGTTGATATCCGTCAGGGAGGCTTGATCTTCTCTCAGTCTAACCGGGAGCAAATCATCTACGGTGTATCTAATAAGACAGTCGAAGGCCGTGACGGTACATATGTAGCATCAGGATATCTTGGCACTTTACAGCCGGATAATACCTGGAAAAATTCAGGTGTGCAGAATACTATGCAGGTAAGGGCACAGGATTACTGGAATGTGGTGGCAGGAGAAAAGGAAGTGATGGTATCCGAGGAAATGCTTAATGACGGAAGTTATATTGCTATGCGCGAAATCAGCCTGTCCTATAGTCTGCCAAAAGGTATACTGCCTCCGAAATATATACAAGGTGCTAAAGTCGGTGTATATGGACGTAATCTATTCTATTTTCAACGTAAAACAGATGGATTTTCACCTGAATCGGCTTCCTTCAATACCAATAACTCTTCTATCGGTATAGAGTCTACTTCCTTACCGATGATGCGTAATATTGGAATCAATTTATCTGTAAACTTTTAA
- a CDS encoding FecR family protein, protein MNISRELINKFLKGRCTPEEHAFVQSYLEEHGEDAAAFFPEEEWTEWSEDNSYDESRQDEIFQLIVQQLQEEELQPRLYLSFLYRVAAAAILLLVCALGERATRHDQAPLITGIQREIPTLYRINASNQPMNIVMSDSSSVLLYPNAELRYAENFKWKNKREVWLVGKAKFSVHKDKTKPFMVYSDRLVTTALGTQFIVDAPRQAKHVVIRLLEGSIRVEDYQEKINGQYISQILRPGEEVNIQLSTLSLLADVPKKAPVSPDQKNVPAVSKPEELAFKNKKLAEVLSEIDKAYGTDTRWSIAGIEKLHFSGRYERNADNYRVILNDIAVLHHLILQIDDNGKGAQLKQEINKSE, encoded by the coding sequence ATGAACATCAGTAGAGAACTAATCAATAAATTTTTAAAAGGCCGGTGCACGCCTGAAGAACATGCTTTTGTACAGTCATATCTGGAAGAGCATGGCGAAGATGCGGCAGCTTTCTTCCCGGAAGAGGAGTGGACAGAATGGTCTGAAGATAACTCGTATGATGAGTCACGACAGGATGAAATCTTTCAACTGATTGTTCAGCAGTTGCAGGAAGAAGAGTTGCAACCACGTCTGTATCTTTCATTTTTGTACAGAGTGGCAGCTGCCGCAATATTGCTTCTTGTATGTGCTCTGGGAGAGCGTGCTACCCGGCATGATCAGGCTCCGCTTATAACAGGAATTCAGAGAGAAATTCCTACACTGTATCGTATCAATGCGAGTAATCAACCCATGAATATTGTCATGAGTGATAGCAGTTCGGTATTACTTTATCCGAATGCGGAACTGCGTTATGCCGAAAATTTTAAGTGGAAAAACAAACGTGAGGTCTGGCTGGTCGGAAAGGCAAAGTTTTCTGTTCATAAGGATAAGACAAAGCCATTTATGGTGTATTCGGACCGGCTTGTTACGACGGCACTCGGTACACAGTTTATAGTAGATGCTCCCCGGCAGGCTAAACATGTGGTAATACGATTGTTAGAGGGTTCTATTCGTGTGGAAGATTATCAGGAAAAAATAAATGGTCAATATATAAGTCAGATCCTCCGGCCCGGAGAAGAAGTCAATATTCAGTTGTCAACGCTTTCGCTATTGGCTGATGTTCCTAAGAAAGCTCCTGTATCACCGGATCAAAAAAATGTCCCTGCTGTGTCAAAACCTGAAGAACTGGCATTTAAGAATAAGAAGTTAGCCGAAGTACTCAGCGAAATAGACAAGGCTTACGGTACGGATACGCGCTGGTCAATAGCGGGTATAGAAAAGCTTCACTTTTCAGGAAGGTATGAACGAAATGCTGATAATTACCGGGTCATCCTGAATGATATAGCCGTGCTGCATCACCTGATCCTGCAGATCGATGATAACGGGAAGGGGGCACAGTTGAAACAAGAAATAAATAAATCCGAATAA
- a CDS encoding sigma-70 family RNA polymerase sigma factor: MSADFTDQTSDFTTFESLYKAWNTRVYAYVLKKTGSTFVAEEVVQLVFIKIWKNSQYDLKHIKWEAQLFCVTRSVMIDYMRQSARYSRNDSLWEGSLDYHYQTEVEDRENMERLRREVDRMPPMRQNVFRMSRFEHQTYAQIAERLQISVRTVENHIASALKVLKKNLFFLLFFF, encoded by the coding sequence ATGTCGGCTGATTTTACTGATCAGACCTCTGATTTTACCACCTTTGAATCGCTTTACAAAGCATGGAATACCCGTGTGTATGCCTATGTGCTCAAAAAAACGGGTTCAACCTTTGTGGCTGAAGAGGTTGTACAATTGGTATTTATCAAAATATGGAAGAACAGCCAGTATGATCTCAAACATATCAAGTGGGAAGCTCAGTTATTCTGTGTTACCCGTTCGGTCATGATCGATTATATGAGGCAATCTGCACGATATAGCCGTAACGATAGTTTGTGGGAAGGATCTTTGGATTATCATTATCAGACAGAAGTAGAAGACCGCGAAAATATGGAACGCTTAAGGCGAGAGGTCGACCGTATGCCTCCCATGCGTCAGAATGTATTCCGGATGAGTCGCTTTGAACATCAGACTTATGCCCAAATCGCAGAACGTCTGCAGATCTCTGTCCGCACCGTAGAGAACCATATCGCTTCTGCTCTGAAGGTGCTCAAAAAAAACTTATTCTTTCTGCTATTCTTTTTTTAA
- a CDS encoding ABC transporter ATP-binding protein: MIQHLRYVTALNPGGTRKMIFWEILHSIFVAAPSGILLVVIWELFSDKPDMTRVSGAVILMSIMLITQFFIASKTMVGSNLLVYGLANQLRIRLGNRLQKFSLGFFKQKDPGEIAGIVLQDVASFEGIFGHSVGNLASAIFGTTVLSIFLFAYDWRLALCLLAVLPLIYPVLLISNSLVSSLGKKQIAARNSVGSKFLEYVQGILHLKSYGLVGDKNKNLENAFDELRKRSIRLEAVPGPFLVTASVFFEVGFVVMLGLGLYYLSQGSITIPVLITFLIMGYNLYNPLKVLMVDYLTLRYMNESLGRIINVLEEPTMETDRNEFPTRFDIEFDQVSFGYKDRMTVRDLTFHVPEQSMLALVGHSGSGKTTIASLIARFWDVNSGSIKIGGVDIRHINQDRFYSLISEVFQEVYLFDDTIYNNIKIGKPDASSEEIIEAAEKAMVLDFAWEFPNGMYTRVGEKGCMLSGGQKQRISIARALLKDAPIVLLDEATASLDPENEIYIQQAILELVKSRTVIVIAHKLATIQKAQQILVLQNGAVLERGTHEELISKQGKYEKLWNIQQQSGGWKVKSSVQV, from the coding sequence ATGATACAACATTTGAGATATGTGACTGCTCTGAATCCCGGAGGAACACGCAAGATGATTTTTTGGGAGATTTTGCACAGCATCTTTGTGGCTGCGCCTTCAGGTATTTTGCTGGTCGTAATCTGGGAACTGTTTTCTGATAAGCCGGACATGACAAGAGTATCAGGAGCTGTGATCCTGATGAGTATAATGCTGATCACACAGTTTTTTATTGCTTCGAAGACAATGGTAGGTTCTAATTTGCTGGTATACGGGCTTGCGAATCAATTGCGGATCAGGCTTGGCAATCGTCTTCAGAAATTTTCTTTAGGTTTTTTTAAGCAGAAAGATCCGGGAGAGATAGCCGGTATTGTGTTGCAGGATGTTGCCAGTTTTGAAGGGATTTTCGGACACAGTGTCGGAAACCTGGCATCAGCTATTTTCGGAACAACAGTTTTATCCATCTTCCTGTTTGCTTACGACTGGCGTCTGGCACTTTGCCTGCTTGCTGTGCTTCCGTTGATATATCCGGTATTGCTGATTTCCAATAGTCTGGTTTCTTCCTTAGGCAAAAAACAGATTGCAGCACGCAATAGTGTTGGATCTAAATTTCTGGAATATGTACAGGGAATTCTCCATCTCAAATCTTATGGTTTGGTCGGGGATAAGAACAAAAATCTTGAAAATGCTTTTGATGAACTGCGAAAAAGAAGCATACGTCTTGAAGCTGTTCCCGGACCGTTTCTAGTCACCGCTTCTGTATTTTTTGAGGTTGGATTTGTCGTTATGTTAGGTTTGGGATTGTATTATCTTTCGCAGGGCAGCATTACTATTCCTGTGTTGATCACTTTTCTGATTATGGGCTATAATCTGTATAACCCATTAAAGGTATTAATGGTGGATTATCTCACCCTGCGGTATATGAATGAGAGTCTCGGCCGGATTATCAATGTACTGGAAGAACCTACTATGGAAACGGACAGAAATGAGTTTCCGACGCGTTTTGATATCGAATTTGATCAGGTCAGTTTCGGTTATAAGGACCGTATGACAGTACGTGATCTTACATTTCATGTTCCCGAGCAGTCCATGCTTGCATTGGTCGGTCACTCCGGATCCGGTAAGACGACGATTGCTTCGCTGATCGCCCGTTTCTGGGATGTTAATAGCGGATCTATAAAAATAGGAGGGGTAGATATCCGTCATATTAATCAGGACAGGTTCTATTCGCTAATCAGCGAGGTCTTTCAGGAGGTCTATCTGTTTGATGATACGATCTACAATAATATTAAGATCGGTAAGCCGGATGCCAGCTCAGAAGAGATTATTGAGGCTGCTGAGAAAGCAATGGTTCTGGATTTTGCATGGGAATTTCCTAATGGTATGTATACGCGTGTGGGTGAGAAAGGATGTATGTTGTCCGGAGGACAAAAACAGCGTATCAGCATTGCAAGAGCCTTGCTGAAAGATGCTCCTATTGTACTGCTCGATGAAGCTACTGCAAGTCTGGATCCTGAAAATGAGATCTACATTCAGCAGGCTATTCTGGAACTCGTCAAATCCAGAACAGTAATAGTCATTGCGCACAAGTTGGCTACTATTCAGAAAGCTCAGCAGATACTGGTGCTGCAAAATGGAGCTGTACTGGAAAGAGGGACGCATGAAGAGCTGATCAGCAAGCAGGGGAAATATGAGAAACTATGGAATATCCAGCAACAATCCGGTGGCTGGAAAGTGAAAAGCAGCGTGCAGGTCTGA
- a CDS encoding ABC transporter ATP-binding protein has product MDTVTKAKKKGIVRLLEIAGKEKKLLIISGLLAILHALLSLVPYVLVFYIVRELTKDSVDFGSSDQYIRYAILAAVLSMAVLYISVIVSHLAAFNILFELRKFMICKIGKLPIGYLFNRSSGALRKMLADDVERIETFIAHQIPDFVKGVTLPVITIFFLFTQDWRLALVSFIPLIVLAIWIPRAYGGQNKELIRNYHQSLEDMNAGIVEYVGAIPVMKIFGTSAETFEKYGNTVRRFNVFVGEWIKSSTPAFAVFISFVSNAMLPVLIAGLYLYFNHGVTLATLLLFLILGTGYIKPLFVLNNMGMQLSVINRGVEQLDELLDEEGLVEKEVRQTPEVFDLQFENVSFSYDNKVSVLKDISFKIPEKAVVALVGPSGAGKSTVGQLIARFWDIHSGSIRIGGINIKEYPTAQLMELVSFVFQDSFMFQQSMYENILMGMDKTYEEVMQAAKAAQIHEEILSLPEGYETLFGQDGVHLSGGEQQRIQLARAILKNAPVLILDEATAFADPESEYKIQQAFSELIKDKTVLIIAHRLSTITDVDSILVFDKGNLTDQGTHEVLLEESELYQRMWNAHTRAKEFVI; this is encoded by the coding sequence ATGGATACAGTTACAAAAGCAAAAAAGAAGGGGATTGTCCGGTTGCTGGAGATTGCCGGTAAAGAAAAAAAACTATTGATTATTTCGGGTCTGTTGGCCATTTTACATGCTTTGCTGAGTCTGGTCCCGTATGTACTTGTCTTTTATATTGTGCGGGAACTTACTAAAGATTCAGTAGATTTTGGCTCTTCTGATCAGTATATACGTTACGCTATTCTTGCAGCTGTGCTGAGTATGGCTGTTCTGTATATTTCCGTTATAGTCTCCCATTTGGCGGCTTTCAACATTCTTTTTGAATTAAGAAAATTTATGATCTGTAAAATAGGAAAATTACCGATCGGATATCTTTTTAACCGAAGTTCAGGTGCTCTTCGTAAGATGCTGGCAGATGATGTGGAACGTATAGAGACGTTTATAGCACATCAGATTCCAGATTTTGTAAAGGGAGTAACGCTACCGGTCATTACTATTTTCTTTTTGTTTACGCAGGATTGGAGATTAGCCCTTGTGAGTTTTATCCCGTTAATTGTACTGGCGATATGGATTCCGAGGGCATATGGAGGTCAGAACAAAGAGCTTATCCGCAATTATCATCAATCACTGGAAGATATGAATGCGGGTATAGTGGAGTATGTAGGTGCTATTCCGGTGATGAAGATCTTCGGTACATCTGCGGAGACTTTTGAAAAATACGGGAATACTGTTCGCCGGTTTAATGTATTTGTCGGAGAATGGATTAAAAGCAGTACACCTGCCTTTGCTGTTTTTATAAGTTTTGTGAGTAATGCGATGTTGCCTGTCCTGATTGCGGGTCTGTATCTCTACTTTAACCACGGAGTCACCTTAGCTACTCTTTTGCTTTTTTTGATTCTGGGTACCGGATATATCAAGCCATTGTTTGTCCTGAATAATATGGGAATGCAGTTGTCTGTTATCAATCGTGGAGTAGAACAATTGGATGAACTGCTGGATGAAGAAGGGCTTGTTGAAAAAGAAGTTCGACAAACTCCGGAAGTATTTGACCTGCAGTTTGAGAACGTTTCCTTTTCATATGATAATAAGGTTTCTGTTCTAAAAGATATTAGTTTCAAAATTCCTGAAAAAGCTGTTGTAGCTCTTGTGGGTCCTTCGGGGGCAGGTAAGAGTACGGTCGGGCAGCTTATCGCCCGATTTTGGGATATCCATAGCGGCAGTATCCGTATTGGAGGAATAAATATTAAAGAATATCCTACTGCACAGTTGATGGAACTGGTTTCTTTTGTTTTTCAGGATAGCTTTATGTTTCAGCAGTCGATGTATGAAAATATCCTTATGGGAATGGATAAGACTTATGAAGAAGTTATGCAGGCTGCCAAAGCAGCACAGATTCATGAAGAGATCTTGTCTCTCCCTGAAGGTTATGAAACTTTATTCGGACAGGATGGGGTACACCTGAGCGGAGGTGAACAGCAACGGATCCAATTGGCCAGAGCCATTCTCAAAAATGCTCCTGTTCTGATTTTGGATGAAGCAACAGCTTTTGCAGATCCCGAAAGTGAGTATAAGATACAGCAGGCATTCAGCGAACTGATTAAGGATAAGACGGTTTTGATTATTGCGCATAGGCTCAGTACGATTACGGACGTAGATTCGATACTGGTATTTGATAAAGGAAACCTGACGGATCAGGGTACGCATGAAGTATTGCTGGAAGAAAGTGAGTTATACCAACGTATGTGGAATGCACATACCCGGGCTAAAGAATTTGTAATATAA
- a CDS encoding helix-turn-helix transcriptional regulator, producing MVLNLYADDIPDLVLYKDYPNAHHASDPDMREECLHIDNPFGKGFYKEVYFDGIHIGYGDIALAKKTRIHFESDFETVEMHFTLSGESITSSDDMQHHLNFSSNQHNIIYANNISGQIQWEQQDLKVFEVNLHPAFFKRYLPEEGSLFHYFHNAIAAGRSTFLHKHNNLINLEMLQIIQKIINCDRKGLFKRMYLEAKVIELLLLQLEQMSSDNPSPSSLKKSDIEKIYAVREFMLQHIDQSYSLTDLARRVGTNDFLLKKGFKELFGTTVFGFWNDTKMEQAHKMIRDQHMNISEVADAVGYKNPQHFTVAFKRRFGIAPSLLKR from the coding sequence ATGGTCTTAAACCTCTATGCAGACGACATTCCGGATCTTGTACTGTACAAGGACTATCCTAATGCACACCATGCTTCAGACCCCGATATGAGAGAAGAGTGTCTGCATATTGATAATCCGTTTGGGAAGGGGTTTTATAAAGAAGTGTATTTTGATGGCATCCATATTGGTTACGGGGATATTGCACTGGCAAAAAAAACCAGAATTCACTTTGAGAGTGATTTTGAAACGGTCGAAATGCACTTTACACTCAGTGGTGAAAGCATTACCTCTTCAGATGACATGCAGCATCACCTTAATTTCAGCAGCAATCAGCATAATATTATTTATGCCAATAATATATCCGGCCAGATTCAATGGGAGCAACAGGATTTAAAGGTATTTGAGGTCAATCTCCATCCCGCTTTTTTCAAACGTTATTTACCTGAAGAGGGCTCTTTATTCCATTATTTTCATAATGCAATAGCAGCCGGACGCTCTACATTTCTCCATAAACATAATAATCTGATCAATCTGGAAATGTTGCAGATTATTCAGAAAATCATCAACTGTGACCGTAAAGGACTTTTCAAGCGAATGTATCTTGAAGCAAAGGTGATCGAGCTCTTACTTTTACAACTGGAACAGATGAGTTCGGATAATCCTTCCCCTTCTTCTCTCAAAAAATCAGATATAGAGAAAATATATGCCGTCAGGGAGTTTATGCTGCAACATATAGATCAGTCCTATAGTCTTACAGACCTGGCCAGAAGAGTAGGTACAAATGATTTTTTATTAAAAAAGGGATTTAAGGAACTATTCGGTACGACAGTTTTTGGTTTTTGGAATGACACCAAAATGGAGCAGGCACATAAGATGATCCGGGATCAGCACATGAATATCAGTGAAGTAGCTGACGCTGTCGGCTACAAAAATCCACAACACTTTACAGTAGCATTCAAACGAAGATTCGGAATTGCCCCCAGCCTGCTAAAAAGATAA
- a CDS encoding VOC family protein yields the protein MVKLGYTILYVSDVTKSIQFYEKAFGLERKFITPQNDYAELLTGETTLSFASKELAASNLPDGFTEANLQIKPFAVEIGFVTEQIEEVLETAISVGATVVSPLTTKPWGQQVVYLRDTDGFLIELCTAVQH from the coding sequence ATGGTAAAATTAGGTTATACAATACTATATGTATCTGATGTTACGAAATCAATTCAGTTTTATGAAAAAGCTTTTGGATTAGAGCGAAAATTCATCACACCTCAGAATGATTATGCTGAACTGCTTACCGGTGAAACAACCTTATCCTTTGCCTCCAAAGAATTAGCCGCATCCAATCTTCCTGACGGATTTACGGAAGCAAACCTGCAGATCAAGCCCTTTGCCGTAGAAATAGGATTTGTTACTGAACAGATTGAAGAAGTGCTTGAAACGGCAATCTCTGTGGGTGCTACTGTCGTATCTCCCCTTACAACCAAACCCTGGGGACAACAGGTGGTATACCTGAGAGATACCGATGGATTCCTTATTGAGCTTTGCACGGCAGTACAACATTAG
- a CDS encoding heavy-metal-associated domain-containing protein: protein MNDTLKFKTNIKCSNCVAKVTPFLDAEEGIKQWQVDTTTADKILTVEANGITESEIKEAVEKSGFKIESF, encoded by the coding sequence ATGAACGATACATTAAAATTCAAAACCAATATTAAATGTAGTAACTGTGTGGCTAAGGTTACTCCATTTTTAGATGCGGAGGAAGGTATAAAGCAGTGGCAGGTGGATACTACTACTGCAGATAAAATCCTTACAGTAGAAGCAAATGGTATAACTGAAAGCGAAATTAAAGAAGCTGTAGAAAAGTCGGGTTTTAAAATCGAGTCTTTCTGA